In Euphorbia lathyris chromosome 2, ddEupLath1.1, whole genome shotgun sequence, the sequence GGAGGCTACAAGCCTCCTAGCCTGAATGATTTACAAACACAAAATCGAATGAAAGCTCGTAAATACTATCATCCGAAGAAAAAGTACAACAATAGGTTTGCTCCTTATGCGCCACGAAACACAACTTCTTTCATCATACGTGCTAAAAAGGCCGGAGGTATTGCTTCCTTGGTGTCCCCTTGTCCAGTGACCCCTGCTGTATTGCCTACGCCGATGTTTTCACCCTCACGAGAGGTACTGGGTGACATGGCAAAAGAAGAGTGGGGTGTTGATGGTTATGGATCGATGAAAGGTCTGATAAGACTAAGATCCCCTGGGAACGGTCACGATGATGACGATGAAGAGGAAGGAAACGGGTCTAGTGAGAGTGATGTGGAGGAGCATGTTGAGGTTGAAAGGAGATTAGATCATGATTTGAGTAGGTTTGAGATGATATACCCAAATTATGGAGGTGTTGGTGTTGATTATAGTTATAATAATGTATTGGAGAATAGAGTAGATGATCAGGATAGCCATATAGCACAGCTTGAGGAAGAGAATTTGACTTTGAAGGAGAGGTTGTTTTTGATGGAGAGAGAGTTAGGGGATTTAAGGAGGAGGATGCAGTTCTTGGAGAGGCAGCAAGGTCAGGGTAGCAGTGCTATGCCTGTGGAATATGTCAATGAGGAGGTTGTTGAAAATGTTTCAGAGAATGATGAGAATGAAAGTGATGGAGGTTCTGATGTTGGTGCAACTGGTGATGAGAATAATGATGGATTGATGGAGTATGTCGGTGCAAATTTAGAAGGTACAAAAGCTAGCAATGACGTTAAGGTGGGTCATGATATACATATGGAAGAGATCATACCAAATCATGAAGAAATAGTGAAGGGCGGACCCAAAAATGAGAATGCAGGAAGTGAGTTTGAAGTGAAAGATGAAGTGATTGTAGTGGAGGATGAATCTAGAGGTGAAGAAATCAGAGATGAGGTTTTGGTGGAAAATGTAACTCTAAAAGAGGAATTGGTGAAGCCTGATGGTCCGGAAAATATAACCATTCAAGACAAGTTAGCTGGAGACAAGGATGTCAGGAATGAAGAAACGAACTTAGAGAAGAGCATTTGCAGCGGTGACTAATCTAAATGTCCCGCGTTAATGTAAGTCTCTTCTCTGAATAAATAGAACATTTTGCTTATTTTGCAC encodes:
- the LOC136218640 gene encoding uncharacterized protein, whose translation is MNDQSQMMNPAQMMSQAQMIMNPVQPQMLNQNPAVLVQSQAMNQPSLPQVLNPKSQSQMMSHSGGINQQQQQQQPPLMMMNQRSYKPWPLQQQSSMDPNKKFQNQQNPLKFNNNVNTNFVPSKPRSNKNWKGKSINNKDQRRMPLEMPMPPNNPNIINPALAIGGPSVAGGYKPPSLNDLQTQNRMKARKYYHPKKKYNNRFAPYAPRNTTSFIIRAKKAGGIASLVSPCPVTPAVLPTPMFSPSREVLGDMAKEEWGVDGYGSMKGLIRLRSPGNGHDDDDEEEGNGSSESDVEEHVEVERRLDHDLSRFEMIYPNYGGVGVDYSYNNVLENRVDDQDSHIAQLEEENLTLKERLFLMERELGDLRRRMQFLERQQGQGSSAMPVEYVNEEVVENVSENDENESDGGSDVGATGDENNDGLMEYVGANLEGTKASNDVKVGHDIHMEEIIPNHEEIVKGGPKNENAGSEFEVKDEVIVVEDESRGEEIRDEVLVENVTLKEELVKPDGPENITIQDKLAGDKDVRNEETNLEKSICSGD